The Bryobacteraceae bacterium genome includes a window with the following:
- a CDS encoding D-allulose-6-phosphate 3-epimerase, protein MKLDPLAGPLWLDVSLWSADLANLERDIRRLEPFADSFHLDAADGHAVRNLLFFPDLVARIRQITSRPLHVHLFATRPMDLAPLFVDAGADWLTVPLETGKRVWQVLEWAQGRGCRAGVSLELETPVELVRGLRQRVQHVVLMGTPSGVKGCGLDERACDRMAEASAYLEGTKVLLLADGGIRQETVPLLRASGAQGIVPGSLLCSAEDPAAVHEWLKSL, encoded by the coding sequence GTGAAGCTCGATCCGCTCGCTGGGCCGCTCTGGCTGGATGTCAGCCTCTGGTCGGCCGATCTCGCGAACCTGGAGCGCGACATCCGGCGCCTGGAGCCGTTCGCCGACTCCTTCCATCTGGACGCAGCCGACGGGCACGCGGTGAGGAACCTGCTGTTCTTCCCCGACCTGGTGGCGCGGATCCGCCAGATCACGTCCAGGCCGCTGCACGTCCACCTGTTCGCCACGCGCCCCATGGATCTGGCGCCGCTGTTTGTGGATGCCGGGGCGGACTGGCTGACGGTGCCGCTGGAGACGGGCAAGCGCGTCTGGCAGGTCCTCGAATGGGCGCAGGGGCGGGGCTGCCGGGCAGGCGTCAGCCTGGAGCTGGAGACGCCGGTCGAGCTCGTGCGGGGGCTGCGGCAGCGCGTGCAGCATGTCGTGCTGATGGGCACCCCTTCCGGCGTCAAGGGGTGTGGGCTGGACGAGCGCGCCTGCGACCGGATGGCCGAGGCGTCCGCGTATCTGGAGGGCACGAAAGTTCTGCTGCTGGCCGATGGCGGGATCCGGCAGGAGACGGTTCCGCTGCTGCGCGCCTCCGGGGCGCAGGGCATCGTACCGGGCTCGCTGCTGTGCAGCGCGGAGGATCCGGCGGCCGTCCACGAGTGGCTCAAGAGCCTGTGA
- a CDS encoding RNA-binding protein: MRNGLAAAAAALALAAATGARGPVFTDITKQAGITFRHSIGDHKLDNIVEGTGAGACFFDYDNDGLQDIYFVTGVWTKGVSDNDGRDLRGKLSNRLYRNLGNGRFEDVTGRAGVASKVFGSGCSAADFDNDGDVDLYVLNYGPNGFYRNNGDGTFTDISKESGLDDARWSIHAVWFDYNNDGLLDVYVANYLLYDDGKFRDFYPAQGYPGPLSYQGLPSILYRNNGDGTFTDVTKEAGMWKPGGRAMSVTAADFNNDGLIDVFTSNDAMENYFFLNRGDGTFVESGLEFELAFSEHGQGVASMGPFYGDVNRDGWLDLFVPNLQYVSLFVYNPKKKFFENLNDAAGLSPLLGQYAGWGPIMFDWDHDGWLDLFTVHGHAHHEYVQEDSLTRNKGDGTFEDVSREAGEYFNTKRVGRGAAWADIDNDGDVDLLIVNLNDTPVLLRNEGGNARPWLMVDARLDFPAGSRTAVGARVTVTANGLRMVEDVNPVRGYLGQNDPRLHFGLGGAQTCDVEIRWPDGAVEKFPGVKANQVLTLRHKAEVRRKGQ; this comes from the coding sequence ATGAGAAACGGACTCGCGGCCGCCGCGGCCGCGCTGGCGCTGGCCGCCGCGACCGGCGCACGCGGCCCGGTGTTCACCGATATCACGAAGCAGGCCGGCATCACGTTCCGGCACAGCATCGGCGATCACAAGCTCGACAACATCGTCGAGGGCACGGGCGCCGGCGCCTGTTTCTTCGACTACGACAACGACGGCCTGCAGGATATCTACTTCGTCACCGGAGTCTGGACGAAAGGCGTCAGCGACAATGACGGCCGCGACCTGCGCGGCAAGCTCTCCAACCGGCTGTACAGGAACCTCGGCAACGGCCGGTTCGAGGACGTCACCGGCAGAGCGGGCGTGGCCAGCAAGGTGTTCGGCTCCGGCTGCTCGGCCGCCGACTTCGACAACGACGGGGACGTGGATCTGTACGTCCTGAATTACGGCCCGAATGGCTTCTACCGGAACAACGGCGACGGCACGTTTACAGACATCTCGAAGGAGTCCGGCCTGGACGACGCGCGCTGGTCGATCCACGCCGTGTGGTTCGATTACAACAACGACGGCCTGCTGGACGTTTACGTCGCCAACTATCTGCTGTACGACGACGGCAAGTTCCGCGATTTCTACCCGGCCCAGGGCTATCCCGGACCCCTGAGCTATCAGGGCCTGCCGAGCATCCTGTACCGCAATAACGGCGACGGCACGTTCACCGACGTGACCAAAGAAGCCGGCATGTGGAAACCGGGCGGGCGCGCCATGAGCGTCACCGCCGCCGACTTCAACAACGACGGCCTCATCGACGTGTTCACGTCGAACGACGCGATGGAGAACTACTTCTTCCTGAACCGGGGCGACGGCACGTTCGTGGAAAGCGGCCTCGAGTTCGAGCTGGCTTTCAGCGAACACGGCCAGGGCGTGGCTTCCATGGGCCCGTTTTATGGCGACGTCAACCGCGACGGCTGGCTGGATCTGTTCGTGCCCAATCTGCAGTACGTTTCGCTGTTCGTCTACAACCCGAAGAAGAAGTTTTTCGAGAACCTGAACGACGCCGCCGGGCTGTCGCCGCTGCTGGGCCAGTACGCGGGATGGGGCCCGATCATGTTCGACTGGGACCACGACGGCTGGCTCGACCTGTTCACCGTGCACGGGCATGCGCACCATGAGTACGTCCAGGAAGACAGCCTGACGCGGAACAAGGGGGACGGGACGTTCGAGGATGTCTCGCGCGAGGCCGGCGAGTATTTCAATACCAAGCGCGTGGGCCGCGGCGCCGCCTGGGCCGACATCGACAACGACGGCGATGTCGACCTGCTGATCGTCAACCTGAACGATACGCCGGTGCTGCTGCGCAACGAAGGCGGCAACGCGCGCCCGTGGCTGATGGTCGACGCGCGGCTCGATTTCCCCGCCGGCTCGCGCACCGCGGTGGGCGCGCGCGTCACGGTGACGGCCAACGGACTGCGCATGGTGGAGGACGTCAATCCCGTGCGCGGCTATCTGGGCCAGAACGACCCGCGGCTTCATTTCGGCCTCGGCGGAGCGCAGACGTGCGATGTCGAGATCCGCTGGCCGGACGGCGCGGTGGAGAAGTTCCCTGGAGTGAAGGCGAACCAGGTGCTTACGCTCCGTCACAAGGCGGAAGTGCGGAGGAAAGGGCAGTGA
- a CDS encoding L-asparaginase, with protein sequence MGGAMARVLVLFTGGTIGMRYDPAVGAAVPALGARELLEHDPALQSLAELEVFEYGQYPGPHMTLERMWEVSEILRRELAREEIAGAVATHGTDTLEETAYLLDLRHTSPKPVAVVGAMRTVSEPGFDGPANLSAAIRTVLSPQACGQGVFVVLNQMIHAASEATKTDTQQLETFQSPVFGPLGLVDVDRVIFGRRLIDRIVIEAPRIETRVDLVTMCAGADGRFIDFARESGARGIVVEGTGRGNVTPQAVPAIQRAIDAGIPVVIATRCAHGRVLDIYGYKGSGHDLRQRGVLFAGTLNAAKARIRLALILGRTSDPAEVRALMECGAY encoded by the coding sequence ATGGGAGGTGCCATGGCCCGCGTGCTCGTCCTGTTCACCGGAGGAACCATCGGGATGCGCTACGACCCGGCTGTCGGCGCCGCCGTGCCGGCTCTCGGCGCGCGGGAGCTGCTGGAGCACGACCCGGCGCTGCAATCCCTGGCCGAGCTTGAAGTCTTCGAATACGGCCAGTACCCCGGCCCCCATATGACGCTGGAGCGGATGTGGGAAGTGAGCGAAATCCTGCGGCGGGAGCTGGCCCGCGAGGAGATCGCCGGCGCCGTGGCCACGCATGGCACCGACACGCTGGAAGAGACCGCCTACCTGCTCGATCTGCGCCATACCTCGCCGAAGCCGGTGGCGGTGGTTGGCGCCATGCGCACGGTCAGCGAACCCGGCTTCGACGGCCCCGCCAACCTCTCCGCCGCCATCCGCACCGTGCTCAGCCCCCAGGCCTGCGGCCAGGGGGTTTTCGTCGTCCTGAACCAGATGATCCATGCCGCCAGCGAAGCCACCAAGACCGACACCCAGCAGCTCGAGACGTTCCAGAGCCCCGTTTTCGGGCCGCTCGGCCTCGTCGACGTGGACCGGGTCATCTTCGGCCGCCGCCTGATCGACCGCATCGTCATCGAGGCGCCGCGGATTGAAACGCGGGTGGATCTGGTGACGATGTGCGCCGGAGCGGACGGCCGCTTCATTGATTTCGCCCGCGAAAGCGGCGCGCGGGGCATCGTCGTGGAAGGAACGGGCCGGGGCAACGTGACGCCGCAGGCGGTACCCGCCATCCAGCGCGCCATTGACGCCGGAATTCCCGTCGTCATCGCCACCCGTTGCGCGCATGGCCGGGTGCTCGACATCTACGGCTACAAAGGCAGCGGCCACGATCTCCGGCAGCGCGGCGTGCTGTTCGCCGGCACGCTGAACGCCGCCAAGGCGCGCATCCGGCTGGCATTGATTCTGGGCAGGACCAGCGATCCGGCGGAAGTCCGCGCCCTGATGGAGTGCGGCGCCTACTGA